In Streptomyces sp. NBC_01231, the sequence AGGTCGTCGCACTGGGCCTGGCCCAGACGGCGACCGGCGGCTGGGACCTGGGCGGCGCCGGACTGCCCGTGCACGAACTCGTCGTCAACTGGCGTCCGTGCGTGCAGTGTTACGGCGCGACCCTGTGGTCGGGCGTCCGGAGCCTGGTGGTGGCGGGTCAGGGCCCGGAGCTGGAGGAGATCACCACGTTCGACGAGGGCCCGCTCGGCGCGGACTGGGCCGAGCAGTTCGAGGCCCGCGGCATCGAGGTCGTGGGGGACGTGCTCCGCGACGAGGCCCTCGCGGTGTTCCGCGACTACCGCGAGGCCGTCGACGCCGCCGCCGGCATCGTCGTCTACAACGCCCGCGGAGGTGCCGCATGACGTCGCCCCGTTTCGCGACCGACATCATCACCTTCTACCACCCCGAGTTCTGGGGGCTCGAGTCCGCGGACGCCGTACGGGACTGGGCCCTCGCCCACCCCGGCCGCTTCTGGGAGCGGGTGATGGCCGTCTTGGCCGACACCGGGTTCACCGGTGTGGAGCTGACCTTCGCCCCGGGCGACCTCGACTCCGCGCTGCGCGCCTTCGGCAGCGCACCCGCCTTCCGCCGCGAACTCGCCGCCCGGGGCCTCTCGGTCGTCAGCGCCTTCATCGCCGGCAGCGACGCCCCCGACTGGCGGCACGGTGACAACCTGCCCGCGATCGTCGCCGACGCCGAACGCCGCGCAGGCTTCCTCGCCGACGTCGGGGCGGAGCTTCTCGTCGCCGGCCTGCCCATGCGCACGACGTACGGGGAGCGGCCGCCCTTCTTCGTCGACGCCGCCTACATGGCCCGCATGGCCGACATCGCCCATGCCGTCGGCGAGGCGGTGGCCCGGCAGGGCGTGAAGCTCGCCTTCCACACCGAGTCCCACAGCACCCTCTGGTACGAGCGAGACATCGACCTGTTCATGGCGCTCACCGACCCGCGCTACGTGTGGCTGTGCCCCGACTCCTGCCACATCGCCCTCGGGGGCGGGGACCCGGTGGCCGTCGCGCGCCGCCACACCCCGCGCATCGCCCTGGCGCACTGGAAGGACGCGGTCAAGCCCATCGACGTCGCCCTCACCATCGACGAGACGGTCTACGCCCGCCAGCAGCCCTTCATGACCGCACTGGGCACGGGCATCGTCGACTGGCGGGGCTGGGCCGAAGCGATGGCGCGCACGCCCGGCGCGGGCACCGTCCTCATCGAACTGGACGAGGCGGCCGACCCCGTGGCCGCGCTGCGGGCGGGGAAGGCCGTCGCGAAGGAGTGGGCGATGCCCTCAACGGCGTAGCTCCGTGTGCGCCGTCTCCGGCAGCCGCAGATACACCAGCGAGGACACCAGGCAGAGGACGGCGACGTACCAGGGGAAGAGGCCCGCGTGGCCGGTCTCCTTGAAGAGGGTCCCGACGTACGGTGCCGTGCCGCCGAACAGGGCGACCGTCAGGGAGTAGGGGAAGCCGATGCCGGCCGCCCGCACCCGGGGCGGGAAGATCTCGGCGTTGACCGCCGCGCTGATCGAGGTGAAGCCGGTCAGCAGGATCATGCCCGCGCACTGCACGAGCAGCAGGACCACGAAGGAGTCGCGCAGGGAGTGCAGCAGCGGGACGCTCAGGAGGGCGAAACCGAGGCCGAAGAAGAGGAGCAGGGGGCGGCGGCCGAAGCGGTCGGAGAGCAGTCCGCCGAGCGGCTGGAGCAGGCCGAAGAAGGCGAGCGAGATCGTGCCCGCGAGCAGGGCGTCCGACTTGTCGACGCCCGCGTTGAGTTCGGCGTACGTCGGCAGGTACGAGGTCCACGTGTAGTAGGCGATGGTGCCGCCCGCCGTGATGCCGCAGATCAGGAGGGACTCGCGGGGGTGGCGGCGCAAAGCCTCCAACAGACCGGGGCGCGGCGCCTGTTGCTGCTCGGCGCTGCGGGTCTCCTGCGCGCCCTGCCGGATCCAGAAGCCGACCAGGCTGAGTACGGCCCCGAGGACGAAGGGAATCCGCCAGCCCCAGCCGTTCATCTGCCCGTCGCTCAACGTGTCCACGAGCAGGGTGGCGATCCCGGACGCGACGAGCTGACCGGCCGTGGTCGACACGTACTGGAAGCTGGAGAACAGCCCGCGCCGGCCGGGCCCCGCCGACTCGACCAGGAAGGTCGTCGAGGCCGCGAACTCGCCGCCCACGGACAGGCCCTGGAGCAGCCGCGCGAGCACCAGGATCACCGGGGCGAGGACTCCCACCGCCGCGTACGTCGGCGTCAGCCCGACCAGCAGACTGCTGCCGCCCATCAGCAGGATGGTGACGGTGAGCGCGGCGCGCCGGCCGTGCCGGTCCGCGACGGTGCCCATCAGCAGTCCGCCGACCGGTCGCATGAAGAAGCCCACCGCGAACACCGCGAACGTCGACAGCAGCGGCACCAACGAGTTGTCCGCGCTCTTCGGGAAGACCTCGGCGGCGATGTAGGTGGCCAGGAAGGTGTAGGCGTACCAGTCGTACCACTCCACGGCGTTGCCCACGGAGGCCGCGAGGAGCTGGCGTACGGGCCGTTTCGTCGGGGTGGACGGCGACGTGTGTGTCTCTGTCATGATCGCGACCATCCCCCGCTCCAGCGTCGGCACACCTCACGTACCGACGACTTTCACATCAGCGACACCAGACCCTTCCCTGACGTTTGGTGGGCTTGGGAAGCTCGCACCGCGCGCATGCGCTCACGTTCCGGCCATCCGCACCCCAGGATGAGAGGCACCCACCCATGCCCGAAGTCAATCGGCGCAGATTCCTCCAGCTCGGGGGCGCCACCACGGCCTTCACCGCGCTGTCGAACAGCATTCAGCGCGCGGCCGCCCTTCCGGCGAACCATCGCACGGGGACCATCGAGGACGTGGAGCACATCGTCGTCCTGATGCAGGAGAACCGTTCCTTCGACCACTACTTCGGTTCGCTGCGGGGCGTCCGGGGCTTCGGCGATCCGCGACCGGTGACCCGGCCCGACGGTAAGACGGTGTGGCACCAGCCGGACGGCACCAAGGACGTCCTGCCCTTCCACCCCGACGCCGACGACCTGGGCCTGGCCTTCATCCAGGACCTTCCGCACGGCTGGAACGACGGCCATGCCGCGTTCGACGGGGGCGCGTACGACAAGTGGGTGCCCAGCAAGGGGTCCACGACCATGGCGTACCTGAACCGTGAGGACATCCCGTTCCACTACGCGCTCGCCGACTCCTTCACCATCTGCGACGCGTACCACTGCTCCTTCATCGGCTCCACCGACCCGAACCGCTACTACATGTGGACGGGCTACACGGGCAACGACGGCACGGGCGGCGGCCCGGTCCTCGGCAACGACGAGGTCGGCTACGGCTGGACGACGTACCCCGAGCGCCTGGAGAAGGCCGGGGTCTCCTGGAAGATCTACCAGGACGTCGGTGACGGCCTCGACGCGGACGGCAGTTGGGGCTGGATCGACGACGCCTACCGCGGCAACTACGGCGACAACTCGCTGCTCTACTTCAACCAGTACCGGAACGCGAAGCCCGGCGACCCGCTGTACGACAAGGCCCGCACCGGCACCGACTACACCAAGGGCGAGGGCTACTTCGACCAGCTCAAGGCCGACGTCAAGGGCGGCAAGCTGCCGAAGATCTCCTGGATCGTCGCCCCCGAGGCCTTCACCGAGCACCCCAACTGGCCCGCGAACTACGGTGCCTGGTACATCGCCCAGGTCCTGGACGCACTGACCGCCGACCCCAAGGTGTGGGCGAAGACGGCCCTGTTCATCACGTACGACGAGAACGACGGCTTCTTCGACCACCTGGTCCCGCCGTTCCCGCCCGCCTCCGCCGACCAGGGCAAGTCCACGGTCGACGTGGGCCCGGACCTGTTCAAGGGCGACTCGAGCCATGTCGCCGGGCCGTACGGTCTCGGTCAGCGGGTGCCGATGCTCGTGGTCTCGCCCTGGAGCAAGGGCGGTTACGTCTGCTCCGAGACGCTCGACCACACCTCGATCATCCGGTTCATGGAGCACCGCTTCGGTGTGCACGAGCCGAACATCTCGCCCTGGCGGCGGGCCGTCTGCGGCGACCTGAGCGCCGCGTTCGACTTCTCCCGCACCGACACCCGTCCGGTCGTGCTCCCGGACACCGACGGCTACGCGCCGCCGGACCGTGAGCGCCACCCCGACTACGTGCCGACCCCGCCCGCCCACCCGGCGCTGCCCCGGCAGGAGCGCGGTCTGCGCCCCGCCCGCCCGCTCGCGTACGCGCCGCGCGTGGACGGTGCGGCGGACACGGCGAAGGGGAAGTTCACCCTCACCCTCGCCTCCGGAGCGAAGGCGGGCGCCGCGTTCCTGGTGACCTCCGGCAACCGCACCGACGGTCCGTGGAGTTACACCACCGAGGCCGGCAAGAGCGTTTCGGACACCTGGAACTCGGCGTACTCGAAGGGTTCGTACGACCTGACGGTGCACGGTCCGAACGGCTTCCTGCGCGTCTTCAAGGGGTCGAACAAGGCGGCGGGACCCGAGGTCACCGCGCGCCACACCGGTGACGACGTCGAGCTGACCTTCACCAACAAGGGCTCCGGCACGGCCCGGTTGAGGGTCACCGACGGCTACGGCGGCCGGGCCAGGACCTTCACGGTGCGGGCCGGCACCGCCGTGACGCACACCTTCGACCTCGTGGCGAGCAGGCGCTGGTACGACCTGACCGTCAGCTCCGAGGCCGACCCGGCCTTTGTGCGGCGGTTTGCCGGACATGTCGAGAACGGGCGTCCCGGGGTCAGTGACCCGGCCGTCACAACGGAGTAAAGCCTGTGTGGAGCGGCCCGCTGGGGCTGGCCGGAAACCGATGGCCCCGGGGTAGTGTGCCCCGGTGACCACGCAATCGAACACTCCTGCAGGCTGGTACCCGGATCCGCACGGGGCGGCCCAGACGCTCCGTTACTGGGACGGCGCGCAGTGGACCCAGCACACCAATCCGGACCAGCAGCAGGCGGCGCAGGGCCGGCCGGTGCAGCAGGCGGCGCCGCAGATGCCGCAGCAGCAAGCCGGTCCGGACCCGCGTGTGCAGCGCCAGGTGCAGCAGCAGGCCGGGGTGGCGGCGAGCGGCCCCGGCGGCGGCACCCTGTTCAGCGAGCCGGTGCTCGTGGTGAACCAGAAGGCCAAGCTGATCGAGCTG encodes:
- a CDS encoding sugar phosphate isomerase/epimerase encodes the protein MTSPRFATDIITFYHPEFWGLESADAVRDWALAHPGRFWERVMAVLADTGFTGVELTFAPGDLDSALRAFGSAPAFRRELAARGLSVVSAFIAGSDAPDWRHGDNLPAIVADAERRAGFLADVGAELLVAGLPMRTTYGERPPFFVDAAYMARMADIAHAVGEAVARQGVKLAFHTESHSTLWYERDIDLFMALTDPRYVWLCPDSCHIALGGGDPVAVARRHTPRIALAHWKDAVKPIDVALTIDETVYARQQPFMTALGTGIVDWRGWAEAMARTPGAGTVLIELDEAADPVAALRAGKAVAKEWAMPSTA
- a CDS encoding MFS transporter, encoding MVAIMTETHTSPSTPTKRPVRQLLAASVGNAVEWYDWYAYTFLATYIAAEVFPKSADNSLVPLLSTFAVFAVGFFMRPVGGLLMGTVADRHGRRAALTVTILLMGGSSLLVGLTPTYAAVGVLAPVILVLARLLQGLSVGGEFAASTTFLVESAGPGRRGLFSSFQYVSTTAGQLVASGIATLLVDTLSDGQMNGWGWRIPFVLGAVLSLVGFWIRQGAQETRSAEQQQAPRPGLLEALRRHPRESLLICGITAGGTIAYYTWTSYLPTYAELNAGVDKSDALLAGTISLAFFGLLQPLGGLLSDRFGRRPLLLFFGLGFALLSVPLLHSLRDSFVVLLLVQCAGMILLTGFTSISAAVNAEIFPPRVRAAGIGFPYSLTVALFGGTAPYVGTLFKETGHAGLFPWYVAVLCLVSSLVYLRLPETAHTELRR
- a CDS encoding nucleoside deaminase; this encodes MIDIAKEYRVALPAWIDDELADVPAALPGREDRMRLVHRLADRNWREGNGGPFAALVAERDTGRIVSVGVNVVLASGVSSAHAEVVALGLAQTATGGWDLGGAGLPVHELVVNWRPCVQCYGATLWSGVRSLVVAGQGPELEEITTFDEGPLGADWAEQFEARGIEVVGDVLRDEALAVFRDYREAVDAAAGIVVYNARGGAA
- a CDS encoding phospholipase C, phosphocholine-specific codes for the protein MPEVNRRRFLQLGGATTAFTALSNSIQRAAALPANHRTGTIEDVEHIVVLMQENRSFDHYFGSLRGVRGFGDPRPVTRPDGKTVWHQPDGTKDVLPFHPDADDLGLAFIQDLPHGWNDGHAAFDGGAYDKWVPSKGSTTMAYLNREDIPFHYALADSFTICDAYHCSFIGSTDPNRYYMWTGYTGNDGTGGGPVLGNDEVGYGWTTYPERLEKAGVSWKIYQDVGDGLDADGSWGWIDDAYRGNYGDNSLLYFNQYRNAKPGDPLYDKARTGTDYTKGEGYFDQLKADVKGGKLPKISWIVAPEAFTEHPNWPANYGAWYIAQVLDALTADPKVWAKTALFITYDENDGFFDHLVPPFPPASADQGKSTVDVGPDLFKGDSSHVAGPYGLGQRVPMLVVSPWSKGGYVCSETLDHTSIIRFMEHRFGVHEPNISPWRRAVCGDLSAAFDFSRTDTRPVVLPDTDGYAPPDRERHPDYVPTPPAHPALPRQERGLRPARPLAYAPRVDGAADTAKGKFTLTLASGAKAGAAFLVTSGNRTDGPWSYTTEAGKSVSDTWNSAYSKGSYDLTVHGPNGFLRVFKGSNKAAGPEVTARHTGDDVELTFTNKGSGTARLRVTDGYGGRARTFTVRAGTAVTHTFDLVASRRWYDLTVSSEADPAFVRRFAGHVENGRPGVSDPAVTTE